A genomic segment from Aliidongia dinghuensis encodes:
- a CDS encoding replicative DNA helicase produces MDPARSPAPVVPAQPDVPAYRTPPQNLEAEQALLGALLVNNAAYHRVSEFLRPEYFYEPVHQRIYGAVEKLIERGQIASPVTLKPFFEQDGALVDIGGARYLAQLAASVVTIINAADYGRQIYDLHLRRELIEIGGDVVNEAYEQDLDLDAKKQIEVAEKKLFDLATAGAADGGFQPFKQALLSATEIAEAAYKRNGKTSGVSSGFRDLDKKLGGLHPSDLMILAGRPSMGKTTLATNIAFNVARAYRQGRGATGEAIAEDGGVVAFYSLEMSAEQLATRILSEASGVSGDKIRRGEVSRDEFDQFVQASLELQSIPLFIDDTPALSIAAVRTRARRLKRQQGLDLIIVDYLQLLQGTPGRGAEVNRVQEISEITRGLKALAKELSVPVIALSQLSRAVEQREDKRPQLADLRESGSIEQDADVVMFVYREEYYLGRAEPARRPEESAEKHLERYTEWQQRFSAAHGKAEVIIGKQRHGPIGIITLSFDGATTKFGDYVGADHLPEIHE; encoded by the coding sequence CAATAACGCGGCCTATCACCGGGTCTCGGAGTTTCTCCGGCCCGAGTATTTCTACGAGCCGGTGCACCAGCGGATCTATGGCGCGGTCGAGAAGCTGATCGAGCGCGGCCAGATCGCGAGTCCCGTCACGCTGAAACCGTTCTTCGAGCAGGACGGCGCCTTGGTCGACATCGGCGGTGCGCGCTATCTGGCCCAGCTCGCGGCCTCGGTCGTCACCATCATCAACGCCGCGGACTACGGCCGGCAGATCTATGATCTGCACTTGCGCCGCGAGCTGATCGAGATCGGCGGCGACGTGGTCAACGAGGCCTACGAGCAAGACCTCGACCTCGACGCCAAGAAGCAGATCGAAGTCGCGGAAAAGAAGCTGTTCGACCTGGCGACCGCCGGCGCCGCGGACGGCGGCTTCCAGCCGTTCAAGCAGGCGCTGCTTTCAGCCACCGAAATCGCCGAGGCTGCCTACAAGCGCAACGGCAAGACCTCGGGCGTCTCGTCCGGCTTCCGCGACCTCGACAAGAAGCTGGGCGGGCTCCATCCGTCGGACCTGATGATCCTTGCGGGCCGCCCGTCCATGGGCAAGACCACACTTGCGACCAACATCGCGTTCAACGTCGCCCGCGCCTATCGCCAGGGCCGCGGCGCTACCGGCGAGGCGATCGCCGAGGACGGCGGCGTCGTCGCCTTCTACTCGCTCGAAATGTCGGCCGAGCAGCTGGCGACCCGCATCCTGTCCGAGGCCTCGGGCGTGTCGGGCGACAAGATCCGCCGCGGCGAGGTTTCGCGCGACGAGTTCGACCAGTTCGTGCAGGCCTCGCTCGAGCTGCAGAGCATCCCGCTGTTCATCGACGACACGCCGGCGCTGTCGATCGCCGCCGTGCGCACGCGCGCCCGGCGCCTGAAGCGCCAGCAGGGGCTCGACCTCATCATCGTCGACTACCTGCAACTGCTCCAGGGCACGCCCGGGCGCGGCGCGGAAGTGAACCGCGTGCAGGAGATTTCCGAGATCACCCGCGGCCTGAAGGCGCTCGCCAAGGAGCTGAGCGTGCCGGTCATTGCGCTCTCGCAGCTCAGCCGTGCGGTCGAGCAGCGCGAGGACAAGCGGCCGCAGCTCGCCGACCTCCGCGAGTCGGGCTCGATCGAGCAGGACGCCGACGTCGTCATGTTCGTCTATCGCGAGGAATATTACCTCGGCCGAGCGGAACCCGCGCGCCGACCCGAGGAATCCGCGGAAAAGCACTTGGAGCGCTATACCGAATGGCAGCAGCGCTTTAGCGCCGCCCATGGCAAGGCCGAAGTGATCATCGGCAAGCAGCGCCACGGCCCCATCGGCATCATCACCTTGAGTTTCGACGGTGCTACGACCAAATTTGGTGACTATGTCGGCGCCGACCACCTCCCCGAGATCCACGAGTAG